A genomic segment from Longimicrobiaceae bacterium encodes:
- a CDS encoding iron ABC transporter permease encodes MAERAHGPGRGTLLLALPVALILVWLVLYPNLFVVRDSFAEGGRLTLEHWRRFWGSGTEVGALWASVWISVLSVLLSAMVGVPLAFLFSRYHFPGRRILGGLAALPVLLPPLVGTISFLFLYGESGFLTRGVQLLFGMAEPPWRLTGAWAILLVHAYTMYVYFYLFTAAGLARLDASYPEAAAALGAGRWTTLRRVTLPLLAPALGGAALLVFMTSMASFSAPYVFGGGFRVLTTQLYASKLNGEEGLVAVEATVLALTSLLFLLVLQRYEGSRQYTGASKGSGAAARTRGGRGAVLLSVVAFLGVGLLLLPHATVLLVSFVPEGSWTTEILPPVYSAESYRTLFTRPERLVPVLNSLRMATVATIANVVFAFAAGYLLARRRFPGRRVVDALVILPWALPGTVLAIALASTFSVSEPLAGRFVLVGTFAILPLAYFIRNVPLVTRAALTSFRQLDPALEEAAASLGAGRTRTLRRVVLPLVLPGLAAGALLAWVTALGEFVASILLYTHRTRPISVEMLAQLRAFDFGGAAAYGVLLIALVAVAFVFGWRRVNEEPPGA; translated from the coding sequence GTGGCTGAGCGCGCCCACGGCCCCGGGCGGGGCACGCTCCTGCTGGCGCTCCCCGTGGCCCTGATCCTCGTCTGGCTCGTGCTGTACCCCAACCTGTTCGTGGTGCGGGACAGCTTCGCGGAGGGCGGGCGGCTCACCCTGGAGCACTGGCGGCGATTCTGGGGGAGCGGCACGGAAGTGGGCGCCCTCTGGGCCAGCGTGTGGATCTCGGTGCTCAGCGTGCTCCTCTCTGCGATGGTGGGGGTGCCGCTCGCCTTCCTCTTCTCGCGGTACCACTTCCCGGGGCGCCGCATCCTCGGCGGCCTGGCGGCCCTCCCCGTGCTCCTCCCACCGCTGGTGGGAACCATCTCCTTCCTCTTCCTGTACGGCGAGAGCGGGTTCCTGACGCGGGGGGTCCAGCTGCTGTTCGGCATGGCCGAGCCGCCCTGGCGGCTCACCGGGGCGTGGGCCATCCTGCTGGTGCACGCCTACACCATGTACGTGTACTTCTACCTGTTCACCGCGGCGGGGCTGGCGCGGCTGGACGCCTCGTACCCGGAGGCCGCGGCGGCGCTGGGGGCCGGGCGCTGGACCACGCTCCGCCGGGTCACGCTCCCCCTCCTGGCGCCCGCGCTCGGCGGGGCGGCGCTCCTGGTCTTCATGACCAGCATGGCGTCGTTCAGCGCGCCGTACGTGTTCGGCGGCGGGTTCCGGGTGCTCACCACGCAGCTCTACGCCAGCAAGCTGAACGGCGAGGAGGGGCTGGTGGCGGTCGAGGCCACCGTGCTCGCGCTGACCTCGCTGCTCTTCCTGCTCGTGCTGCAGCGGTACGAAGGGTCGCGGCAGTACACCGGCGCCTCCAAGGGCTCCGGCGCGGCGGCCCGGACGCGCGGCGGGCGGGGGGCGGTCCTCCTCTCAGTAGTGGCGTTCCTGGGCGTGGGCCTGCTCCTCCTTCCGCACGCCACGGTGCTGCTGGTGTCCTTCGTCCCCGAGGGGAGCTGGACCACGGAGATCCTCCCCCCGGTGTACTCGGCGGAGAGCTACCGCACCCTCTTCACCCGGCCGGAGCGGCTGGTCCCGGTGCTGAACTCGCTTCGGATGGCGACGGTGGCCACCATCGCGAACGTGGTGTTCGCCTTCGCGGCGGGGTACCTGCTGGCGCGGCGCCGCTTCCCGGGGCGGCGGGTGGTGGACGCGCTGGTCATCCTCCCCTGGGCGCTCCCGGGGACGGTGCTCGCCATCGCGCTGGCCTCCACCTTCAGCGTAAGCGAGCCGCTGGCCGGGCGCTTCGTGCTGGTGGGGACCTTCGCCATCCTCCCGCTGGCGTACTTCATCCGCAACGTCCCCCTGGTGACGCGCGCGGCGCTCACCTCCTTCCGGCAGCTCGACCCGGCGCTGGAGGAGGCCGCGGCCTCGCTCGGGGCCGGGCGCACCCGGACGCTGCGGCGGGTGGTGCTCCCGCTGGTGCTCCCCGGGCTCGCGGCGGGGGCGCTCCTCGCCTGGGTGACCGCGCTGGGGGAGTTCGTCGCCTCCATCCTGCTGTACACGCACCGCACCCGCCCCATCTCGGTGGAGATGCTGGCGCAGCTGCGCGCCTTCGACTTCGGCGGGGCGGCGGCTTACGGGGTGCTCCTCATCGCCCTGGTGGCGGTGGCGTTCGTCTTCGGCTGGCGGCGCGTCAACGAGGAGCCGCCGGGCGCGTAG
- a CDS encoding ABC transporter ATP-binding protein — protein sequence MLRLAELTRRFGSVVAVDGVSLEVAPGEFLTLLGPSGCGKTTTLRMIAGFETPTSGRIVLEGRDVTSLPPQRRGVGMVFQNYALFPHMDVAENVAFGLQAQGAPRAEVPARVERALERVELGGYGKRRVQELSGGQQQRVALARAMAPEPRLLLLDEPLSNLDAALRERTRSELRTLLKELGITAVFVTHDQEEAFALSDRIALLERGRLQQVGTPEALYARPANPFVAAFLGRASFLPARVESRREGTAVCLFPGGERWDARIPAEAGLEAGDAVRVMVRPESLRMRLDSGGGRGGREMEGTVAERRFAGSATFYRLRSGRTEVTVQGGGADAQMGETVYFRPHDDALPIAFPAEDG from the coding sequence ATGCTCCGGCTCGCTGAGCTCACCCGGCGCTTCGGCAGCGTCGTCGCGGTGGACGGCGTGTCGCTGGAGGTGGCGCCGGGGGAGTTCCTGACGCTGCTGGGGCCCAGCGGCTGCGGAAAGACCACCACGCTGCGGATGATCGCGGGGTTCGAGACCCCCACCTCCGGGCGGATCGTGCTGGAGGGGCGCGACGTCACGTCGCTCCCGCCGCAGCGGCGCGGGGTGGGGATGGTGTTCCAGAACTACGCGCTCTTCCCGCACATGGACGTGGCGGAGAACGTGGCGTTCGGGCTGCAGGCGCAGGGCGCGCCGCGGGCGGAGGTCCCCGCGCGCGTGGAGCGCGCGCTGGAGCGGGTGGAGCTGGGCGGCTACGGGAAGCGGCGCGTGCAGGAGCTCTCCGGCGGGCAGCAGCAGCGGGTGGCGCTCGCCCGGGCCATGGCGCCCGAGCCGCGGCTCCTCCTCCTGGACGAGCCGCTCTCCAACCTGGACGCCGCGCTCCGGGAGCGGACCCGCTCGGAGCTGCGGACGCTCCTCAAGGAGCTGGGGATCACGGCGGTGTTCGTCACGCACGACCAGGAGGAGGCCTTCGCCCTCTCCGACCGCATCGCGCTCCTGGAGCGGGGGCGGCTGCAGCAGGTGGGGACGCCGGAGGCGCTCTACGCGCGCCCGGCCAACCCGTTCGTGGCGGCCTTCCTGGGGCGCGCCTCCTTCCTCCCCGCGCGGGTGGAGTCGAGGCGCGAGGGGACGGCGGTCTGCCTCTTCCCCGGCGGGGAGCGGTGGGACGCGCGCATCCCGGCGGAGGCGGGGCTCGAGGCGGGCGACGCGGTGCGGGTCATGGTGCGCCCGGAGTCGCTGCGCATGCGGCTGGACTCCGGGGGCGGGCGCGGCGGGCGCGAGATGGAGGGCACGGTGGCCGAGCGGCGCTTCGCCGGCTCGGCCACCTTCTACCGCCTGCGCTCCGGGCGCACCGAGGTCACGGTGCAGGGCGGCGGCGCCGACGCGCAGATGGGAGAGACGGTGTACTTCCGCCCGCACGACGACGCCCTCCCCATCGCCTTCCCCGCGGAGGACGGGTGA